From one Paenibacillus sp. FSL K6-1330 genomic stretch:
- a CDS encoding DoxX family protein, whose amino-acid sequence MAIDIGLLLLRLVVGLSFMAHGAQKLFGWFGGYGPKGTGGWMESVGIKPGVAIAVLSGLMELVGGLLFAAGFLTVLGAALITLTMLGAIVKVHGRNGYWSTANGYEYNLLLIAVAVALALTGAGAYSLDAVIFN is encoded by the coding sequence ATGGCTATAGATATTGGATTGTTGTTACTTCGTTTGGTGGTTGGGTTGTCGTTCATGGCGCACGGTGCACAGAAGCTGTTTGGATGGTTTGGCGGTTACGGGCCGAAAGGGACAGGCGGCTGGATGGAATCGGTTGGCATTAAGCCTGGTGTCGCAATTGCGGTGTTGTCAGGTCTGATGGAACTGGTTGGCGGGCTGTTGTTTGCTGCCGGATTTCTCACGGTGCTCGGTGCAGCGCTGATCACACTAACGATGCTGGGTGCAATTGTGAAGGTGCATGGCCGGAACGGGTATTGGTCTACAGCGAATGGATATGAGTATAATCTGCTGTTGATCGCAGTCGCAGTTGCACTGGCACTCACGGGTGCAGGTGCATATTCACTGGATGCGGTAATCTTTAACTAA
- a CDS encoding ABC transporter permease subunit yields MSSAGTETKLANPRGGLGRRMASAFQHMKRDRQLLILFIPCLLFYIIFRYGPLYGLIIAFKDYSVFTGIMESDWVGLKHFEKFFNSPDFWLLFKNTLLLGVYNLIFGFPFPIILAILLNEVRVKWFKKSVQTLSYLPSFLSVVIISSMIIDFLSPNQGIINQLIAALGFEKTYFLIEPSWFRTIYVSSDIWATVGYEAIIYMAAIAGISPSLYEAAKVDGAKRRHMIFRITIPAILPTIIIMFVLKTGSMLRIGYEKVLLLYNPMTYEVADVFSTYVYRKGLLESNYSYGAAVGLFEAVVAMILLLSSNYFSKRLGGSGLW; encoded by the coding sequence ATGTCAAGTGCAGGGACAGAGACAAAACTGGCCAATCCCCGCGGCGGGCTTGGAAGAAGAATGGCTTCGGCCTTTCAGCATATGAAACGGGACAGACAACTGTTGATTTTGTTTATCCCGTGCCTGTTATTTTACATCATTTTTCGTTACGGGCCCCTGTACGGCTTAATCATTGCCTTCAAGGACTACAGCGTATTCACTGGTATCATGGAGAGTGACTGGGTAGGGCTCAAGCATTTCGAGAAATTCTTCAACAGTCCGGATTTCTGGCTGTTGTTCAAGAATACGCTGCTTCTCGGCGTATATAATCTCATTTTCGGGTTTCCATTTCCCATCATTCTGGCGATTCTCTTAAACGAGGTCAGAGTCAAATGGTTTAAAAAGTCGGTTCAAACGCTCAGCTATCTTCCTTCGTTCCTGTCGGTTGTCATTATCAGCAGCATGATTATCGACTTCCTGTCGCCCAATCAAGGAATCATTAACCAGCTTATCGCCGCGCTAGGCTTTGAGAAGACGTACTTTCTCATAGAACCGAGCTGGTTCCGAACCATCTATGTTTCATCGGACATCTGGGCAACCGTCGGTTATGAGGCTATCATCTATATGGCTGCGATCGCAGGGATCAGCCCGTCGCTTTACGAAGCGGCCAAGGTGGATGGTGCCAAGAGGCGCCATATGATCTTCAGAATTACGATTCCCGCCATTCTGCCTACGATTATAATCATGTTTGTCTTGAAGACGGGATCGATGCTCCGGATCGGATACGAGAAGGTACTGCTGCTTTACAATCCGATGACCTATGAGGTAGCGGACGTATTCTCGACTTATGTCTACCGAAAAGGGCTACTGGAGAGCAACTACAGCTATGGTGCAGCCGTGGGCTTGTTTGAAGCCGTTGTCGCTATGATATTGCTGCTGTCCTCGAACTACTTCAGCAAGAGACTGGGAGGTAGCGGGCTATGGTAA
- a CDS encoding carbohydrate ABC transporter permease, with product MVNNKRFGLRNISLFGIINTLILTCLAIITVYPVVYITAVSLSATSEVVQGNITLFPKGFNLDAYAQVLNDDRVPRAYLNTIFYTALGTVINLLLTAVAAYPLARKNFFGRKFFLLAIIMTMFLNPGIIPNYLIVSELGLLDSVWALVLPNAIWTFELLILKSFYENMSESLREAAVVDGASEYRILFQIVLPLSKPALASIGLFYFMGHWNSFFIPLIYLNDANMYPLQVVLRDMLIFSENGSNPSLVDASALAPQAMKNATIVLSMIPVLLIYPFAQKYFAKGVMLGSEKG from the coding sequence ATGGTAAACAACAAACGATTTGGCCTTCGGAACATCTCGTTATTCGGCATCATCAATACGCTGATTCTGACGTGCCTTGCCATTATTACCGTGTACCCCGTCGTATATATCACCGCCGTTTCCCTCAGTGCGACATCCGAAGTGGTGCAAGGGAATATCACCTTGTTTCCCAAGGGATTTAATCTGGACGCCTATGCCCAGGTGCTGAACGATGACCGGGTGCCGCGCGCCTACCTGAACACGATTTTTTATACCGCGCTTGGTACGGTCATTAACCTGCTGCTTACGGCAGTAGCGGCATATCCGCTCGCGCGCAAAAATTTCTTCGGGCGCAAGTTTTTCCTGTTGGCGATCATCATGACCATGTTCCTGAATCCGGGGATCATTCCGAACTACCTGATCGTATCGGAGCTTGGCCTGCTGGATAGCGTATGGGCACTCGTGCTTCCGAATGCGATCTGGACCTTTGAACTGTTAATCCTCAAAAGCTTCTATGAGAATATGTCGGAGTCCCTGCGCGAGGCAGCCGTTGTCGACGGTGCTTCCGAGTATCGCATCCTGTTCCAGATCGTGCTTCCGCTGTCCAAACCGGCGCTGGCCTCGATCGGATTGTTTTACTTCATGGGTCATTGGAACAGCTTCTTTATCCCGCTGATTTATCTGAACGATGCGAATATGTATCCACTCCAGGTTGTCCTTAGGGATATGCTGATTTTCAGTGAGAACGGAAGCAACCCGAGTCTGGTGGACGCGTCGGCGCTGGCGCCTCAAGCTATGAAGAATGCAACGATCGTGTTGTCCATGATTCCGGTGCTGCTGATTTATCCGTTTGCTCAGAAGTATTTTGCCAAAGGAGTCATGCTCGGTTCCGAAAAGGGATAA
- a CDS encoding AraC family transcriptional regulator, whose translation MNRLIANRGLLQIFFALQLVVGIMFIFNYIVYKNSITGIYDKVSENNRMVIRNIIQSFDTSFSSVNNLIFNIHALPSDRMQLDNGMLDMEKVISLQDSVTSIVSNVDIVEDVVVSFDNHDLAITTRGTSNLDALFDRRYKSQKFNSMFWKTFTRSEHELTIFPAEVYADQSSGYGRNLMIAVDGNKVRMSNKNLMVMINVNRLLKGIDLNSMIPGASLIVLDANRNVILSTEKDLDLVGILNDVYFNPSQEASLTHDDFEYNFYKSDYNGFIYINKLPYKFQNIDSVTNANTWIMYGAIALNVILSVLLSIYLYRPVKNIVQLLGGSSLKGNDFVKIQSGIIKVQRENESLKKQMDLVDEDIRRGVFLQTLDGHHHSREQEMQMQKHYTHFFQCRHFMMAAVYLQPAGKGAAKADFVLEELTAQIRNGLQERYEHVVVYHIEELRFLALIGLDQPSDRKQLVRKFEEYIGLCNQEFIDTFMVWGCVSQTYESKISNCCEAYRNIKDGRLYRSVNANTDMVDTEQIRYVPDIYYPLQKIEKLSNCMLSGKVDEGLQIVSDIFQQNADLHIHHHQMVHIAKSMFFLVMKQADSPSVDRNELFLLESDFIRKVDQAFTYEEIQKALMEVMRVVANTRNHDPRSKLNPAFISQYIELHYMENLYLDHMAEVLDTSSKYFSNYFKKTFGVNYVEYLNKVRLSHAREYLRNTDLSIAEIGEKTGYSNSSTFTTTFKKYSGVSPSEYRKASGK comes from the coding sequence ATGAATCGATTGATCGCCAACAGAGGATTGCTCCAGATTTTCTTCGCTCTGCAACTGGTCGTCGGCATCATGTTCATATTCAATTACATCGTGTACAAGAATTCCATTACGGGAATTTACGACAAGGTGAGCGAGAACAACCGGATGGTGATCAGAAACATTATTCAGTCGTTTGATACCAGTTTCTCCTCCGTCAACAATTTAATTTTTAACATTCATGCGCTTCCTTCAGACCGGATGCAATTGGATAACGGCATGCTGGACATGGAGAAGGTCATTTCCCTTCAGGATAGCGTCACCAGCATAGTGTCCAATGTGGACATCGTGGAAGATGTGGTCGTCTCTTTCGACAATCATGATTTGGCCATTACGACACGCGGGACCAGCAATCTGGACGCTCTGTTTGACAGACGGTACAAATCCCAGAAGTTCAACTCGATGTTCTGGAAGACGTTTACCCGATCGGAGCACGAGCTTACGATCTTTCCAGCAGAGGTTTATGCGGATCAGAGCAGCGGGTATGGCCGGAATTTGATGATTGCCGTGGACGGCAACAAGGTCAGGATGTCGAACAAAAACCTCATGGTCATGATCAACGTGAACCGGCTGCTTAAAGGGATCGATTTGAACTCGATGATTCCCGGTGCCTCGCTCATCGTGCTGGATGCGAACCGGAACGTCATCTTGAGCACTGAGAAGGATCTGGATTTGGTAGGCATTCTTAACGACGTATACTTTAACCCGTCGCAGGAAGCCTCCCTCACACACGATGATTTTGAGTACAATTTTTACAAATCGGATTATAACGGTTTTATTTATATCAACAAGCTGCCGTACAAGTTTCAAAATATCGATTCCGTCACTAATGCCAATACGTGGATCATGTACGGCGCGATTGCGTTAAACGTCATTCTGTCGGTGCTGCTCAGCATTTATCTGTACCGGCCGGTGAAGAACATCGTGCAGCTGCTCGGAGGCAGTTCGCTGAAAGGGAATGATTTTGTAAAAATCCAGAGCGGCATTATCAAGGTCCAGCGGGAGAATGAATCCTTGAAGAAGCAGATGGACCTGGTGGATGAAGATATTCGCCGCGGCGTGTTTCTGCAAACGCTGGACGGCCATCACCATTCACGCGAGCAGGAAATGCAGATGCAGAAGCATTACACACATTTTTTCCAGTGTCGGCATTTCATGATGGCGGCCGTATATTTGCAGCCTGCCGGCAAGGGGGCAGCCAAGGCGGATTTTGTCCTTGAAGAGTTGACGGCCCAGATCCGAAACGGCCTGCAGGAACGCTATGAACATGTGGTGGTTTATCATATCGAAGAGCTGAGATTCCTCGCGCTTATCGGTTTGGATCAGCCGTCGGACCGCAAGCAGCTGGTACGAAAATTCGAAGAGTATATCGGCCTGTGCAACCAGGAGTTTATAGATACGTTTATGGTGTGGGGCTGCGTTAGCCAGACGTATGAGTCCAAGATCAGCAATTGCTGCGAGGCATACCGGAACATTAAGGATGGCCGATTATACCGGAGTGTGAATGCGAACACGGATATGGTTGATACAGAGCAAATCCGCTATGTCCCGGATATTTATTATCCGCTTCAGAAGATTGAGAAGCTGAGCAACTGCATGCTGAGCGGCAAGGTGGATGAAGGACTGCAGATTGTGAGTGACATTTTTCAGCAGAATGCGGACCTTCATATTCATCATCATCAGATGGTGCACATTGCGAAGAGCATGTTCTTTCTTGTCATGAAGCAGGCGGATTCGCCGTCCGTTGATCGCAATGAGCTGTTTTTGCTGGAGAGTGATTTCATCCGCAAGGTCGATCAAGCCTTTACCTATGAAGAGATCCAGAAGGCGCTAATGGAAGTGATGCGCGTGGTGGCCAATACGCGGAACCATGATCCGCGGAGCAAGCTGAATCCCGCTTTCATCTCGCAATATATCGAACTGCATTATATGGAGAATTTGTATTTGGACCATATGGCCGAAGTGCTGGATACCAGCTCGAAATATTTCTCGAATTATTTCAAGAAGACATTCGGCGTGAATTATGTGGAGTATTTGAACAAGGTCCGACTATCGCACGCACGTGAATATCTCCGGAACACGGATCTCAGCATTGCCGAAATCGGAGAGAAGACGGGGTATTCGAACTCTTCCACATTTACGACAACGTTTAAGAAGTATAGCGGCGTCTCGCCGAGCGAATATCGGAAAGCATCAGGAAAATAA
- a CDS encoding extracellular solute-binding protein, producing the protein MTKKWFRMALAFTLIVSILAACSGGGKEAAPKTDGDKAPPTAPADPDQYGDTGGLALPLVDKPTTINWMVVSEKTNLNDSLLAKEIEKRTGIKVNFQAYSSATFQDKLKVTVASGKLPDIIHGLTPPELKKIGKQKAVVAINEYLDMLPNFKKMYVDDNPWVIPSYGDESGNIYTWPVANINRDVNHGFLYRKDIFDELGIKEWTNTDEFYQALKKLKEAYPDSYPYASKTKEHIFRDWAFGWGIGGANYPTYYDENAKVWKYATIQPEHKEMLDFMKKLYNEGLLDPEFMTDTDDSWTAKMTSGNKSFVTYDWIGRLDLFYNQVKDQNPNYDLRYGNPVGPTGNGKTIESITNGFSIAVANNDNKEAALKLLDYLTSPSGATLVTMGVEGETFKMEGDKAVYPELTDVPLVDISVLEDRYGLWLQGLYVNSDKRSVYFNYTEKEQEAQDKLLNGNKFEPLDPVVNFTDDETATIAEIQTSLKKLADEFNAKYILNKNYGDTQWQQWQAQAEKQGAKQIVDIFNAAQKRLDEATN; encoded by the coding sequence ATGACAAAAAAGTGGTTTCGTATGGCACTCGCATTCACACTGATAGTTTCGATCCTGGCCGCATGCAGCGGAGGGGGTAAAGAGGCAGCTCCCAAAACGGACGGAGACAAAGCCCCTCCAACGGCACCGGCAGATCCGGATCAATATGGGGATACTGGGGGGCTCGCGCTTCCTTTGGTCGATAAACCGACAACGATCAATTGGATGGTCGTCAGCGAGAAAACCAACCTGAATGATTCCCTGCTTGCAAAGGAAATCGAGAAGCGAACCGGCATCAAGGTGAATTTCCAAGCCTATTCTTCGGCTACCTTTCAAGACAAACTGAAAGTAACCGTTGCTTCCGGCAAGCTCCCGGACATTATCCATGGGCTAACGCCTCCGGAGCTGAAGAAGATCGGCAAGCAGAAAGCGGTCGTTGCCATCAACGAATATCTCGACATGCTGCCGAATTTTAAAAAGATGTATGTCGATGATAATCCGTGGGTCATTCCGTCCTACGGAGACGAATCCGGAAACATCTATACCTGGCCGGTTGCAAACATCAACCGTGACGTTAACCACGGCTTCCTGTACCGCAAAGACATCTTCGATGAGCTGGGCATCAAGGAATGGACGAATACCGATGAATTCTATCAGGCACTCAAAAAGTTGAAGGAAGCCTATCCGGATTCCTATCCTTACGCCTCCAAGACGAAAGAACATATTTTCCGCGATTGGGCCTTCGGCTGGGGAATCGGCGGAGCCAACTATCCGACGTATTACGACGAGAACGCCAAGGTGTGGAAGTACGCTACTATACAGCCCGAGCATAAAGAAATGCTCGATTTCATGAAGAAGCTGTACAACGAGGGACTCCTCGATCCGGAATTCATGACGGACACCGACGATTCCTGGACGGCGAAAATGACGTCAGGCAACAAATCCTTTGTGACCTATGACTGGATCGGACGTTTGGACCTGTTCTACAACCAGGTCAAGGACCAAAACCCGAACTATGATCTGAGATACGGCAACCCGGTCGGACCGACCGGCAACGGCAAGACGATCGAGAGCATTACGAACGGCTTCAGCATCGCGGTAGCCAACAACGACAACAAGGAAGCTGCCCTGAAGCTCCTCGACTACCTGACGAGCCCGTCCGGCGCAACGCTGGTAACGATGGGCGTGGAAGGCGAGACATTCAAGATGGAAGGCGATAAAGCCGTCTATCCGGAGCTGACCGACGTGCCGCTGGTGGACATCAGCGTGCTGGAGGACCGTTATGGTCTGTGGCTGCAAGGTCTGTATGTCAACTCCGATAAGCGCAGCGTGTACTTCAACTACACGGAGAAGGAACAGGAGGCTCAGGATAAGTTGCTGAACGGTAATAAATTCGAGCCGCTGGATCCGGTCGTGAACTTTACGGATGATGAAACCGCAACAATTGCGGAGATTCAAACCTCGCTGAAGAAATTGGCGGATGAATTTAACGCGAAATACATTCTCAACAAAAATTACGGCGATACGCAGTGGCAGCAATGGCAAGCGCAAGCCGAGAAGCAGGGAGCCAAGCAGATCGTCGATATTTTCAACGCAGCCCAGAAGAGATTGGATGAAGCTACGAATTAA
- a CDS encoding LamG-like jellyroll fold domain-containing protein has product MHKSMVRKMAVAGIAAVLLVGGLGSAGQEPSTSGPEVNAEAAPLKKGEKAPIFREASVHDPSVIKTGDTYYVFGSHLAAAKSKDLMSWGMVASGVSNGNPLIPNVTEELKETLEWAQSDTLWAADVIQLADGKFYMYYNACKGDSPRSAMGIAVADQIEGPYKDTGIILKSGMWDEISEDGTIYDATKHPNVVDPDVFFDKNGKLWMVYGSYSGGIFIMELDPKTGKPLPGQGYGKKLLGGNHSRIEGPYMLYNPVTDYYYLYLSYGGLDAVGGYNMRVVRSKSPDGPFYDAEGNDMREVKADPSLPLFDDRSIEPYGVKLMGNYLFKRLIGDPGTGIGTGAVSPGHNSVYYDERNGRTFLVFHSRFPQRGEEHEIRVHELYMNQDGWPVSAPYRYAGEEAKESKKITPNDAAGDYKLIQHGKDISSVIKESVPMELHKNGKVTGEAEGTWKISGKRDVQLTLDGKSYKGVLTPQWDAEAKRQAMTFTALAADGTAVWGVRQFDRSDRELVDAVQKDLFLGDVSGVFYDLDLPSEASGSAVIRWSSSHPEVVSAEGKVHRPAAGAGDAKVTLTAQITKGKVKTSKAFDVTVLQQSAGPLLLNYPFSENEGGSVLDSSDNGFHGKVLGGAKWNEKSRQGGGMDFGGTDGYIELPSRVTDTEDFTFAAWVYWKGGAPWQRVLDVGNGLARHMFLTPSQHSGVLQFTLHGSEGDQSLLSKAPLPSHEWTHVAVTLQGNTGKLYVNGQVVASGDHMKLNPNELLATEAYLGKSRFAADPYFNGSLDEVRIYNEALTDNEIKKLAE; this is encoded by the coding sequence ATGCACAAGAGCATGGTGCGTAAGATGGCTGTGGCAGGGATAGCGGCAGTTTTACTGGTTGGAGGTTTAGGCTCTGCAGGTCAAGAACCTTCGACGAGCGGTCCGGAGGTAAACGCGGAGGCAGCGCCGCTAAAGAAGGGGGAGAAGGCGCCTATATTCCGAGAGGCATCCGTTCATGATCCGTCCGTCATTAAAACAGGGGATACATACTATGTGTTCGGTTCCCACCTGGCCGCCGCCAAATCGAAGGACCTGATGAGCTGGGGCATGGTGGCGTCGGGGGTCTCGAATGGCAACCCGCTGATTCCGAACGTGACGGAGGAATTGAAGGAAACGCTGGAATGGGCACAGAGTGATACCTTGTGGGCAGCCGATGTGATTCAGCTGGCAGACGGCAAATTCTATATGTACTATAACGCCTGTAAAGGGGATTCTCCGCGATCTGCCATGGGGATTGCGGTTGCAGATCAGATTGAGGGGCCTTATAAGGATACGGGCATTATTCTGAAATCCGGCATGTGGGACGAGATCAGTGAGGATGGAACCATCTATGATGCAACGAAGCACCCGAATGTGGTGGATCCGGATGTGTTCTTTGATAAGAACGGCAAGCTGTGGATGGTATACGGCTCCTATTCCGGCGGGATTTTTATCATGGAGCTGGATCCGAAGACCGGAAAACCGCTGCCTGGGCAGGGATACGGCAAGAAGCTGCTCGGCGGCAACCACAGCCGGATTGAAGGGCCGTACATGCTCTACAATCCGGTGACGGATTATTATTATCTGTATCTGTCATATGGCGGATTGGATGCGGTTGGCGGCTACAATATGCGGGTCGTCCGCTCCAAAAGTCCGGACGGTCCTTTCTACGATGCGGAGGGTAACGATATGAGAGAGGTGAAGGCGGATCCTTCCCTTCCGCTCTTTGATGACCGGTCGATTGAGCCGTATGGCGTGAAGCTGATGGGGAACTATTTGTTTAAGCGCTTGATCGGCGATCCGGGAACGGGAATTGGCACGGGGGCCGTATCGCCGGGCCATAACTCCGTCTATTACGATGAACGGAATGGAAGAACATTCCTTGTTTTTCACAGCCGCTTCCCGCAGCGGGGGGAAGAGCATGAAATCCGGGTGCATGAATTGTATATGAACCAGGACGGCTGGCCGGTATCCGCTCCATACCGCTATGCGGGTGAAGAAGCCAAGGAATCCAAGAAAATCACGCCGAATGATGCGGCAGGAGACTACAAGCTGATTCAACACGGAAAGGATATTTCGTCCGTCATCAAAGAATCGGTGCCAATGGAGCTTCATAAGAACGGCAAAGTTACGGGCGAAGCAGAAGGCACATGGAAGATCAGCGGAAAGCGGGATGTGCAGCTTACCCTGGATGGAAAGAGTTATAAAGGCGTATTAACTCCGCAGTGGGATGCGGAAGCGAAGCGGCAGGCGATGACCTTTACGGCCCTTGCGGCCGATGGAACCGCCGTGTGGGGTGTTCGTCAGTTTGATCGGAGCGACAGGGAACTTGTGGATGCCGTGCAGAAGGATCTGTTCCTCGGGGATGTGAGCGGTGTGTTCTACGATCTTGATTTGCCGTCAGAGGCTTCAGGCAGTGCGGTCATTCGCTGGAGTTCCTCTCATCCCGAGGTTGTATCAGCCGAAGGTAAGGTCCATCGTCCTGCTGCCGGGGCCGGGGACGCGAAGGTGACGCTGACCGCTCAGATAACGAAGGGTAAAGTGAAGACTTCCAAAGCCTTTGACGTGACCGTGCTGCAGCAGTCGGCAGGGCCGTTGCTGCTGAATTATCCATTCAGTGAGAATGAGGGTGGCTCGGTATTAGACAGCTCGGATAATGGATTTCACGGCAAGGTCCTTGGAGGGGCCAAGTGGAATGAGAAGAGTCGGCAGGGAGGCGGAATGGACTTTGGCGGGACAGACGGCTACATTGAGCTGCCGAGTCGGGTTACGGATACAGAGGACTTTACCTTTGCGGCTTGGGTATATTGGAAGGGTGGAGCACCCTGGCAGCGAGTGCTGGACGTAGGGAATGGACTTGCCAGGCATATGTTTCTGACACCATCCCAGCATTCGGGCGTTCTTCAATTCACGCTGCATGGCAGTGAAGGAGACCAGAGTCTCTTGTCAAAGGCACCGCTGCCGAGCCATGAATGGACGCATGTTGCGGTCACGCTGCAAGGGAATACCGGTAAGCTGTACGTGAACGGTCAAGTCGTTGCATCTGGTGATCATATGAAACTGAATCCGAATGAACTACTGGCAACGGAAGCTTATTTAGGTAAAAGCCGTTTTGCGGCCGATCCTTATTTTAACGGGAGCTTGGATGAGGTTCGGATTTATAACGAGGCGCTAACCGACAACGAAATCAAGAAGCTGGCGGAATGA
- a CDS encoding glycosyl hydrolase family 8 produces the protein MKVFRNSIIRKSAVLFCAVLLILPAGLSLAANKPFPQHTSYTSGSIKPNNVTQSAMDSAVKNKWNSWKGSFLKPAATGQYYVKYNSAGETVSEAHGYGMLFTVLMAGYDSNAQSYFDGLYRYYKAHPSNNNPYLMAWKQNSSFQNIGGANSATDGDMDIAYALLLADKQWGSSGSINYLQAAKDIINAIMSSDVNQSQWTLRLGDWATSGIFDTATRPSDFMLNHMKAFRAATGDARWDNVINKTYTIINSIYNGYSSNTGLLPDFVVKSDSNYQPAEGGFLEGANDGKYYYNSSRTPWRITTDYLMTGDTRALNQLNKMNTFIKSATSSNPANIKAGYNLNGTALVTYNSGAFYAPFGVSAMTSSSHQSWLNSVWSYTANASAEGYYEESIKLFSMIVMSGNWWSY, from the coding sequence ATGAAAGTATTCCGAAATTCGATCATCCGTAAGTCGGCTGTGTTGTTCTGTGCTGTTCTACTGATCTTGCCAGCCGGATTGTCTCTGGCGGCCAACAAGCCGTTTCCCCAGCATACGTCGTATACGAGCGGTTCGATTAAACCAAACAATGTGACGCAGTCAGCGATGGACAGTGCGGTCAAGAACAAATGGAACAGCTGGAAAGGGTCTTTCCTGAAGCCTGCAGCGACAGGGCAATATTACGTAAAATACAATTCGGCGGGTGAGACAGTGTCCGAGGCTCATGGCTACGGGATGCTCTTCACCGTTCTGATGGCGGGATACGACAGTAATGCCCAGTCGTATTTCGACGGACTTTATCGATATTATAAGGCGCATCCGAGTAATAACAATCCATATCTGATGGCTTGGAAGCAAAACAGCAGCTTTCAGAATATAGGGGGAGCCAATTCGGCAACGGACGGCGATATGGACATTGCTTACGCACTCCTGCTTGCGGACAAGCAGTGGGGAAGCAGCGGATCGATTAATTACCTCCAGGCAGCTAAGGATATTATCAATGCTATCATGAGCAGTGACGTTAATCAGTCCCAGTGGACGCTGCGCTTAGGCGATTGGGCAACAAGCGGCATCTTCGACACCGCCACGCGCCCATCGGATTTCATGCTGAACCATATGAAGGCATTCCGTGCGGCTACTGGCGATGCCCGTTGGGATAATGTCATTAACAAAACCTATACCATCATCAACTCCATCTATAACGGCTACAGCTCCAATACTGGCTTGCTTCCGGATTTCGTAGTCAAGTCGGACAGCAATTATCAGCCTGCGGAAGGGGGATTCCTGGAAGGGGCGAATGATGGAAAATACTATTACAATTCATCCCGGACTCCTTGGCGGATTACGACTGACTATCTGATGACCGGCGATACGCGTGCGCTGAATCAATTGAACAAGATGAACACGTTCATTAAATCAGCCACAAGCAGCAATCCTGCCAACATCAAGGCAGGGTATAACCTGAACGGCACCGCGCTGGTAACTTATAACAGTGGGGCGTTCTATGCTCCTTTTGGCGTAAGTGCGATGACTTCGTCCAGCCACCAGAGCTGGCTGAATTCGGTATGGAGTTACACGGCGAACGCATCCGCAGAGGGATATTATGAGGAAAGCATCAAGCTGTTCTCGATGATCGTGATGTCGGGGAACTGGTGGTCATATTAA
- a CDS encoding zinc-binding alcohol dehydrogenase, whose amino-acid sequence MKAVATIHGKVIVDQIEKPAELPAGHVQIRTEYSAVSPGTEMIFIRRASDQKVIMGYSAVGIVEDLGEGVKGLAVGQRVACYGAPYVRHAQWLTVPSNLTAIVPDGVDPQEAAFAGLGAIAIHALRVADLRFGESAVVVGLGILGQMIAQVAHAAACPVAGFDLNPERVQGMKRHIAYAYDNQEQLEEQIQRMTGGHGADSVILCASGSGEELINSSMTWIRDKGKIVIVGDLSMTYARDRMFGKEAQVLISRAGGPGRYDASYELRNTDYPIGFVRWTEGRNIAEYIRLLAEGRISVKPLISHVVPVDEAGKAYERYGPGSTTLGTIFNYADNA is encoded by the coding sequence TTGAAGGCTGTTGCCACGATTCATGGAAAGGTGATTGTTGATCAAATCGAGAAGCCGGCTGAATTACCGGCAGGTCATGTGCAGATTCGTACCGAATACTCGGCGGTCAGCCCGGGCACGGAGATGATCTTTATACGAAGAGCATCGGATCAAAAAGTCATTATGGGTTACAGCGCCGTGGGGATCGTCGAAGACTTGGGAGAAGGCGTGAAGGGACTTGCCGTCGGTCAACGGGTGGCCTGCTATGGGGCTCCTTACGTCCGTCATGCCCAGTGGCTTACGGTGCCTTCCAATCTAACGGCGATTGTTCCGGATGGAGTGGACCCGCAAGAAGCGGCATTTGCGGGACTCGGAGCGATTGCGATCCATGCCCTGCGGGTAGCGGATCTTCGTTTTGGCGAATCGGCTGTGGTGGTCGGACTTGGCATACTGGGGCAGATGATTGCCCAGGTCGCGCACGCGGCAGCTTGCCCGGTTGCGGGATTTGATCTGAACCCGGAGCGGGTACAGGGAATGAAGCGGCATATTGCTTATGCCTACGATAACCAGGAGCAGCTTGAGGAGCAGATTCAGCGAATGACCGGCGGGCATGGAGCCGACAGTGTCATTCTGTGTGCAAGTGGCTCCGGGGAAGAACTCATTAACTCTTCGATGACATGGATTCGGGATAAGGGGAAAATCGTCATTGTTGGTGATTTGTCTATGACGTACGCCCGGGACCGGATGTTTGGCAAGGAGGCGCAGGTGCTCATATCGCGAGCAGGCGGTCCGGGCCGGTATGACGCAAGTTATGAACTCCGCAATACGGATTACCCGATCGGCTTTGTACGCTGGACGGAAGGTCGTAACATCGCGGAATATATTCGTTTGTTGGCCGAAGGGAGAATATCGGTCAAACCGCTGATCTCGCATGTGGTCCCCGTGGATGAAGCGGGCAAGGCTTATGAGCGGTACGGTCCCGGGTCAACGACGCTGGGGACGATATTTAACTACGCGGACAATGCGTGA